The following coding sequences lie in one Elusimicrobiota bacterium genomic window:
- a CDS encoding phosphatase PAP2 family protein has product MLKKSFLTLFFLLICGSLLLAQEKYDFSQVLDETNEFIKQPAKWRGNDYIKLGVITAGTILVMQADKQIRDEVLKDRRYDNSFVIEGGRMWGEWYSAPLLAGAFALHGWINKNNSSKKIGFELIQAAIYSSAITQVVKISIGRARPYMNEGAFSYKPFNLNSDYSSLPSGHTANAFAVSTVLSKNIDNSFWKAAVYLPAACTAVSRVYEDQHWASDCFLGAAIGYLCGSWVVDHHDQKESSVKISSIYPLVVSIEF; this is encoded by the coding sequence ATGCTAAAAAAATCGTTTTTGACATTATTTTTTTTATTGATATGCGGATCTTTGCTCCTCGCGCAGGAAAAATATGATTTTTCTCAGGTTTTGGATGAAACAAACGAATTCATCAAGCAGCCGGCAAAATGGCGAGGTAACGATTATATTAAACTTGGTGTAATAACCGCTGGGACAATATTGGTAATGCAGGCCGATAAGCAGATCCGCGATGAAGTTCTCAAAGACAGGAGATATGATAACAGCTTTGTGATTGAAGGCGGAAGAATGTGGGGCGAATGGTATTCTGCTCCATTGCTTGCCGGAGCGTTTGCCTTGCATGGCTGGATAAACAAAAATAACTCATCTAAAAAAATCGGATTTGAACTTATTCAGGCGGCTATATATTCGTCTGCCATTACGCAGGTGGTGAAAATCAGTATCGGCAGAGCAAGGCCGTATATGAACGAAGGCGCTTTTTCTTATAAGCCGTTCAATTTAAACAGTGATTACTCCTCTCTGCCGTCGGGGCATACAGCCAACGCATTTGCGGTTTCAACGGTTCTTTCCAAAAATATTGATAATAGTTTCTGGAAAGCCGCGGTCTATTTACCCGCTGCATGTACCGCGGTCTCCCGCGTATATGAGGATCAGCATTGGGCATCCGATTGTTTCCTAGGCGCGGCTATAGGTTACCTCTGCGGGTCTTGGGTAGTGGATCATCATGATCAAAAAGAGTCAAGCGTGAAGATATCTTCGATCTATCCGCTGGTTGTCAGTATTGAATTTTAG
- a CDS encoding methyltransferase domain-containing protein, translating into MIKIGLIIAGVVVIAAAGLLLRRHRHGPCPWWLIVLLENPLVQRVMGSKMIIERMGLMPGMKVLDVGCGPGRISIPMAKYIGPQGEVVSFDIQEKMLEILKKRIKENAITNIRVVQGGAGASPPVLISEKSRGGEGFKNYFDRAILVTVLGEIPDRKKALEEIYLALKPGGVLSVTEALTDPDYLSKKTIIKLAEEAGFKFKEVFGNYLSFTINLVKE; encoded by the coding sequence ATGATTAAAATTGGATTAATTATAGCCGGGGTGGTTGTAATTGCGGCGGCGGGATTGTTGCTGCGCAGGCATAGGCATGGGCCGTGTCCGTGGTGGCTTATAGTTTTGCTTGAAAATCCTTTGGTCCAGCGTGTTATGGGAAGCAAGATGATAATAGAGCGGATGGGCCTTATGCCGGGGATGAAAGTTCTGGATGTGGGTTGCGGGCCTGGAAGGATATCAATTCCGATGGCAAAATATATTGGGCCCCAAGGCGAAGTGGTGTCCTTTGATATTCAGGAAAAGATGCTGGAGATCCTTAAAAAAAGAATTAAAGAAAACGCTATCACAAATATACGCGTAGTTCAGGGCGGTGCCGGCGCTAGCCCCCCTGTCCTGATTTCGGAGAAATCAAGGGGGGGAGAAGGTTTTAAAAATTATTTTGATCGCGCAATACTTGTCACCGTTCTTGGCGAGATCCCGGACAGGAAAAAAGCATTGGAAGAAATATATCTTGCGCTTAAGCCCGGCGGGGTTTTGTCTGTAACCGAAGCTTTGACGGATCCGGATTATTTAAGTAAAAAAACTATCATAAAATTAGCCGAAGAAGCCGGATTTAAATTTAAAGAAGTTTTTGGTAATTATTTGTCATTCACTATTAATTTGGTTAAGGAATGA
- a CDS encoding dehydrogenase, whose amino-acid sequence MNLILTGLRIPVEKDQPSHYLQIAAKNLQTNPGTLKLVKILAKSLDIKDQEQFYYDISIVVKTADTYINSSSFPVYSEKPVLVRKKIKSKENPVVIGFGPAGMFAALELIEYGLKPLIFERGKKIEDRHADVQKFITNRVLDPESNIQFGEGGAGSYSDGKLFSRIRNSPYIDKVLDTYIKFGAPEEIRYSAKPHIGTDILCKIVANVRNYIIQNGGEIHFSAKLTDIIISGGSIQGIVINGGKEYKSNYVFIAPGHSARDTFEMLHKKGVCIEQKPISVGVRIEHPAETINLLRYGKKYSDFRPIGAAAYSFTYNRITGRNVQTFCMCPGGEVVNASSEQGLLVVNGMSCSARSSEFSNAAIVVTCNIDDYKSKHPLAGLRFQENIEKKAFIAGGKTWKVPAQNLTDFLSGKSSKRLIKNSVKTGTEPADIKEFLPGFLTESLLLAFNSWKEEYPLFVSDNAILIGAETRTSCPLKLKRNENYESVSIKKLFPIGEGSGYTGGITSSAADAIKAVESIIIGTDT is encoded by the coding sequence TTGAATTTAATCTTAACCGGCCTGCGCATACCTGTAGAAAAAGATCAACCGTCACACTACCTGCAAATCGCGGCAAAAAATCTGCAAACAAATCCGGGCACTCTGAAACTAGTAAAAATACTGGCTAAATCACTTGATATTAAAGATCAGGAACAGTTTTATTACGATATTTCAATTGTCGTTAAAACTGCTGATACTTACATTAACTCTTCAAGCTTCCCTGTTTACTCAGAAAAACCCGTACTTGTCCGAAAAAAGATAAAATCTAAAGAAAATCCGGTAGTAATCGGCTTCGGCCCTGCCGGTATGTTTGCCGCGCTGGAACTGATAGAATACGGCCTTAAGCCGTTGATTTTTGAAAGAGGCAAAAAGATTGAAGACCGCCACGCTGATGTTCAGAAGTTTATTACAAACAGGGTCCTTGATCCCGAATCCAATATTCAGTTCGGCGAAGGCGGCGCAGGGTCATATTCCGACGGCAAACTGTTTTCTAGAATAAGAAACTCGCCTTATATAGACAAGGTTTTGGATACTTACATTAAATTCGGAGCTCCGGAAGAAATTCGCTACAGCGCAAAACCTCATATAGGGACGGATATACTCTGCAAAATAGTGGCAAATGTAAGGAACTATATTATTCAAAACGGCGGAGAAATTCACTTTAGCGCAAAACTTACCGACATTATTATTTCCGGCGGAAGTATTCAAGGCATTGTAATTAACGGGGGAAAAGAATATAAGTCAAATTATGTTTTTATTGCGCCGGGCCACTCTGCCCGAGACACTTTTGAAATGCTCCATAAAAAAGGCGTGTGTATTGAACAAAAACCCATTTCAGTCGGGGTAAGAATTGAACACCCAGCCGAAACAATTAACCTTTTAAGGTATGGCAAAAAATATTCCGATTTCAGGCCGATAGGTGCTGCCGCATATTCTTTCACGTACAACAGAATTACCGGCAGAAACGTGCAGACTTTCTGCATGTGTCCCGGAGGCGAGGTGGTAAACGCTTCATCCGAGCAGGGATTGCTGGTTGTAAACGGTATGAGCTGTTCGGCCAGGTCATCAGAATTTTCAAATGCCGCAATAGTTGTAACCTGTAATATTGATGACTACAAATCAAAACATCCTCTTGCAGGGTTGAGGTTCCAGGAGAATATTGAAAAAAAAGCATTTATAGCCGGAGGAAAAACATGGAAAGTTCCGGCACAAAACCTGACGGACTTTTTATCCGGCAAAAGCTCAAAACGCCTGATTAAAAACTCCGTTAAGACCGGAACAGAGCCTGCAGATATCAAGGAATTCCTGCCCGGTTTTCTTACCGAATCGCTTTTACTCGCATTCAATAGTTGGAAAGAGGAATATCCTCTGTTTGTTTCAGATAACGCAATACTTATCGGCGCAGAAACAAGAACTTCATGCCCGTTAAAACTTAAACGAAACGAAAATTATG